In Scatophagus argus isolate fScaArg1 chromosome 3, fScaArg1.pri, whole genome shotgun sequence, the genomic stretch CTCCAGAAGCCCGGACGGTCTGAGATCAGGGGAGGACAGCACGAGAGGAGAATCTCACTGCACAGGATCATCACTTGTTACCGTTGCTGCCACTGGCcctttgtttttgctgccttTGGCTTGTTTACAGAATAGAAAGGCAGCACCGTTGCTGTAATTTGTCATCCTCGACCCGCACACCCAGCCCGCCTCCCTCATCTCCAGCGGTTTTGTGCGGTCATCAACCTGCGCGCTGTCTTGAATGTGTCGGCCGGCTGCAGCGGTGTTCGCGGTGCTGACCGCCTGCCTCTGCTGCGGTCCGCTTCAGTGCGCGGCGGGGAGAAGCCAGCAGCTCAATCACCGACCGGTCATCGGTAGGATTCCGCCGCAGGACCGGCGTTCTCTGggaatgtgcgtgtgtgtgagtgagtgtgtgtgtgagtgagtgcgcGCGCGCGTGCAGGTTATGTAATTCGCATGGAGAATATTCGAGAAAAGGAGTGTTTTTAGATGGAGGGGATGCGCGTGCGTGCGTTATGTGTTGACTGTTATGTCATAATTTTAATACCTGTAGTCAATGCATGTTTTATAAGAGGCCCGTATGTTCGGTATGGCTGACATGTTCTGCAgatatttcactgaaatgtgGGCAGACCAAAACCAGCCTGGGCTGTCATTTCCCTCCATACATTGTGCAAATATCATTAGTTCATAACCTCCATTCAGTACAAATTACACGTCAGGTGTCCTGATTGGTGCTTGGAAAGTTGAGTTTTAATGCAACTGAGACAGAATTGATATGTGCATTACAAATGGTATTTCCATCAGGTTGCCAGTTTTTCCAGTTATTCCCAACACTTTTTTGGACTGATAActtgatgaatgaatggatgataGTGGGAACAGAAGGAATGGAACGTGAGGCTCAGCGTTATGTATGTTTGTgcgtttcatttcattttcgCTTGCGTGATGGGACACCCCTGCCTGGGTGGCTGTGGCTCAAATACATGACTGTGGTTTGGTTGctttgtaatgttttctgtgttatgTTATCTGTCTTCTGTGGATTCAAGGTGTGCTGGCGCAGGAAAACCTCCCAGGAGATCAGTTTGCTCGCGGTTCCTCTTACATCGCTGCCTCCTATGTAAAATACCTGGAGGGAGCCGGGGCGAGGGTCATACCCATCAGGTACAGCAGTCAGGTGTGACCTTTCAGTCATACCTGTTAGGTGACCAGATAAACCAGTTACACGAGCCCTGAGGCAGCTTTTTGCATTTGGGTTCTTAGTGACCCCCAACAAAAAGTTGCACCGCCTCTTTGTGTAATGTGCGagtcttgtctttgtgtttcccGTAACTCTTACACAGCATAAGCTACTTAGTATTTCACaagtttaaaaactgttttaacttAGTTTTAACTGAGTCATCTGGGGATTTTCTGGCCAGCAAATAAGCAATTTCTCGCTTGCTCAGTTTAGACAAACCTGGCAGCAAACAGCTACTTGAGCTGTTGTTGAAATCAACTTGATTTTGTTCTTaagatgttttcagtcagcCAGAAAATCTTCTTGTTCCAGCTGGTTTCTGCATTAAGACATCAACTGCAGGGTGGTGTAAGGCAGCACACAGTCCGTTTGTCTCCTTTAAAGTGCCAACATGCGACGTCCGACGAAGAACGGTCCTTCCAATTAACAAAAACGGGAGTTCTTAAGGAATAAGAAGGACAAACACATATATTAACTCTCTGTAACTCAATTTAAAAGCCTCTCTGGTCAGTATTAATCTCAGTATTTTTGaggattttgtatttttggatAAATCACTGCATGGTCCTTTAAACTGCCCACATCTGAATACGTGACATGATATAACAAGGGCCAGGACAccttgacagacagacagtttatGCTCTTTTTAACCTGTTCTcatcaatattttcatttcatccgATACAGTGGATCAAATCACTATGTATAATGTGTTAGCTCCACTACACAGAGCGCTTGAGTATCTTTTCTgtagttatttattattttttattagttATTTATCCAACTTTTGGTTTAAAAGCCCACAACTTCACTGCTTCACTTTACCATCAGCGGCTTCGTttccagccacagcaggcaTCAGTGTTCAATAAAGACATGACATGTTGAACTATAGCTCAGCATGACCTGTTGATAATGatattaagataagatagataagataagatgatcCTTTATTGAGCCCCAGAGGGAAAATTCATTACTTTCATTTGCCTGACTCTGCTGTGACAGCTACAGTAAGAGGACATGGTGATACGTGTTTAGTACTGGCCttatgtctttattttccttcattttggcAAAGTGGGAAATGGCAGTACTTGTAACCAAGCTGCTTCACAGTTTGCTTCTGATGTGAAGTGCTGACCTGAATCAGGGTTTGGGGCTCGGTATCTTGGCAACAATCACTTCAACATGTGGACCAGAAGGGCTGAGTATCAATCAGCTGACCCTATGACTAAGAGAAACCCACCTCACAGCACCACACTGCAGCGGGGAAAAATTGATCTTGTCTGCGTGGTTGAGGGTTGCAAAAAATTGAGTATGTGCATCTAAAATGTAgaggaaacatgtttttatatcaCAAGTGCTGTTCATTGTATGGTTTATGTTAACATGAAGCATTTTGCAAGATTAAAAGATGTGACTCTTAGAGTGTTCAGAGTCAAAACGTGATATGCACTGTTTCAAaagtctgtattttatttttccacatctTGAGTGGGACTTCCTTTATGGGCAGTCCTGCTAGAAAATGACCATAAGAGCTTCAGTTCCTGATTGCGTCACTTGTCAGTCTGTGATCCCCATCTGCCTCACGTCCATTCCAGTCATGGTGCTGGATGTGATGTGGGGTCATGTGGGTGGAGCCTGTGCACACGTGGGCGGTGTCTTTCACTACAGTATTAGATATGTGTGTTGAGTTATATCATGATAGCCATTTACAGTCAGTCtttatgttttcttgttttacatCTTCTTCATAGTTTGTTATTTGTGAAACTGCCTTCAGTAACACAGAAATATCTTGGTTTACAACACGTGAGTCCCTGTCACGATGATGGTTACTGAAATGGTGCGAGTCCGAGTCCGCCCACAGACTCATTATCGTCTCCATGTAGAGTTCGCATTCATACAGATCTATAATGTCTGAATTAATGAAAGTTTTACTTCAATTGCCATGAATGTGTAGAGATCAGTCTGCTTTAATCCAGAGTGATTAATAACTTATATGATTGTCTTTGAGTTAATGATGGGTTTGAATAAGttgtatgtctttttttgtttcttttgttcaccaGAATCAATCGCACAGAAGAAGAATATGCCAAGATATTCTACGCAATAAACGGGTAAGTTGACCAGGGATCTCTTATCATCTCTTTGTCCAgctctctgtgctgtcttttGCTGAACTTTTGCTTAACAAAATCTCAGCTTCAGGTTAgtattctgtttttaatccAAAGTCTTCCTGTTTGTTCTCGTCTAGCTGAAAGCAGTTTCTGTTTGAGGGTTAATTTGGTCATCCTGGATGACTTCATCTTGAATAACAatgtgctcttattttgaaataaaggcAAAATTAGTAGATAATTGAGACCCTGATCAGCATTAGTATGACTGGCTATCCACTGAGGTAAATGTGAACCCTCCCAGCTTTTAGatgagtttctgtttttgcccACAGTAGATCTCCAAAGTAAATTTGGTTTTCGATGAAATTGTGATTATTAAAGTTACAGTAGAGTACGCATTAAAGACAGACACGTTTGTTCTGTCTATGGCCTGTAGCTTTTATGTGTTCATGCTCTGTAAAATGGAAGCTTATTTGTTGCTTTCATCGTAGGTCATGTTTAGACACGTGTGTAAGCAAGGAACAAAAACCATACCAGCTACTGTTAGCTGCATGCAGAATTTTTTGGCAACATGTCACAGCTTGCAGTCTAAATGTCTAACATGCCAAGTGTCTCCTCAGGTTGTTGCTGCCTGGAGGAGATGTAGATCTTCAGACATCTGAGTTTAGTCGAGCTGCCAAGATCTTTTACAACCTGGCACTGAAGGTGAGACATTTGACATGTGCAACTGAACTATCAAAATAATGTAACATAACTCAGATTGTTGAAGTGTCCTTTTAGTCGCACTTGGTTTGAATGTGTGCAGCTGTATGAGAGGGGAGCAGTTTGGGTCTACGTGAAGCAGTCCTGTGTGGAAAGTCCTTGGAGAAACAATGGATAAAACTGTAATCAAAATTGTATTGCACCTGTCTTACTGCTTCTCTCTTGAGTCTCACTCTCTTATCGTCTGCAGGCCAACGATGCTGGGGACTACTTCCCCATATGGGGAACTTGCCAGGGCTTCCAGCAACTGTCTGTCCTCACAGCCAACAAAAACCTGCTCACCCTCACTGATACCAAGGCTGTGGCTCTacctctcactctcacaccaGGTATTCTGTCCTgaccctgccctctgcttttgtcctgctgttttatttgtttgtttagtgtttgtttgtttatgaatTTAGTTGGGCTCAGATAGCCTAATTTAATATTTAGTTTAATATTGCAAGATGGATAATTTGTGGCGGTTGCCAGCACTCATATCCGGGatatttcagtttctctttgttatagtgggaggaagtggagatgtatcatatgtttttacatgttacTGTGTTTCC encodes the following:
- the zgc:171566 gene encoding zgc:171566, which codes for MCRPAAAVFAVLTACLCCGPLQCAAGRSQQLNHRPVIGVLAQENLPGDQFARGSSYIAASYVKYLEGAGARVIPIRINRTEEEYAKIFYAINGLLLPGGDVDLQTSEFSRAAKIFYNLALKANDAGDYFPIWGTCQGFQQLSVLTANKNLLTLTDTKAVALPLTLTPAAQSSRLFRSFPKDLLQSLAEENITSNFHSWSLSVQNYSRNAKLKRFYKVLSTNNDGKKEFISTMEAYRYPFYAVQWHPEKSPFEWIDKPGMIHSTSAVRACFYTASFFVSEAMKNQHHFSSPVEEERALIYNFSPVYRGIHAIFVQNYYFD